Proteins encoded by one window of Tubulanus polymorphus chromosome 7, tnTubPoly1.2, whole genome shotgun sequence:
- the LOC141908075 gene encoding uncharacterized protein LOC141908075 isoform X1: protein MFARKLKILYQQKKMSLPSRLKFLMIVAITILVVCLYRDHRSRHHQTKNTIVARTIKPTKTSVKQKTPVKQNVNPPRAEIELNAEWMYEIPATGEKKRMHVHKPQPGFLVPNVMHYTWYDDRPNRMNFRFHHMLSLLSAYKNNKPEALYLWYETMPRGPIWARTLKLIPNVRPVHRPGPTSIYGNSIRVQEHKSDVVRLEAVLAYGGIYTDLDVIVLKSMDPLRKFPMTMGLEEPMMLCNGIIISAPQAEFLKIWHNEYKNFSDAQWAVHSVVVPAQLAKKYPQLIQIERNSLHRPNWRPEERKLMYNPGSNYDYSKNYAVHLYYRWHNIEHNDNDIKLINSTMGRIFRQTLYGSPNLIPN, encoded by the coding sequence AAAATGTCGCTGCCGAGCCGGTTGAAATTCCTAATGATCGTCGCGATAACGATACTGGTCGTGTGTTTATACAGAGATCATCGTTCGCGACATCATCAAACGAAAAACACGATCGTCGCGCGAACGATAAAACCGACGAAAACATCGGTTAAACAAAAAACGCCGGTTAAACAAAACGTTAATCCGCCGCGCGCGGAGATCGAGTTAAACGCCGAATGGATGTACGAAATACCGGCAACCGGCGAGAAGAAACGCATGCACGTTCACAAACCGCAACCGGGATTTCTCGTGCCGAACGTCATGCACTATACGTGGTACGACGACCGGCCGAATCGTATGAACTTCCGTTTTCACCACATGCTCAGTCTGCTCAGCGCGTACAAGAACAACAAACCCGAAGCGCTTTATCTGTGGTACGAGACGATGCCGCGCGGCCCGATCTGGGCGCGCACGTTGAAACTGATACCGAACGTGCGTCCCGTGCATCGACCGGGCCCGACGTCGATATACGGCAATTCGATTCGCGTTCAAGAACACAAATCCGACGTCGTTCGCTTGGAAGCGGTGCTCGCGTACGGCGGCATCTACACCGACCTGGACGTCATCGTGCTCAAATCGATGGACCCGTTGCGCAAGTTCCCGATGACGATGGGCCTCGAAGAACCGATGATGCTTTGCAACGGTATCATCATCTCGGCGCCGCAGGCCGAGTTTCTAAAAATTTGGCACAACGAGTACAAAAATTTCAGCGACGCTCAGTGGGCGGTTCACTCGGTCGTCGTACCGGCGCAACTAGCTAAAAAATACCCGCAACTGATACAAATCGAACGAAATAGCCTGCATCGACCGAATTGGAGACCGGAGGAACGTAAACTGATGTACAACCCAGGTTCTAATTACGATTACAGTAAAAACTACGCCGTTCATCTTTACTATCGATGGCACAACATCGAACATAACGATAACGACATCAAACTGATCAACTCGACGATGGGTCGGATATTTCGACAGACGTTGTACGGCTCGCCGAACCTAATCCCGAACTAA
- the LOC141908075 gene encoding uncharacterized protein LOC141908075 isoform X2: MSLPSRLKFLMIVAITILVVCLYRDHRSRHHQTKNTIVARTIKPTKTSVKQKTPVKQNVNPPRAEIELNAEWMYEIPATGEKKRMHVHKPQPGFLVPNVMHYTWYDDRPNRMNFRFHHMLSLLSAYKNNKPEALYLWYETMPRGPIWARTLKLIPNVRPVHRPGPTSIYGNSIRVQEHKSDVVRLEAVLAYGGIYTDLDVIVLKSMDPLRKFPMTMGLEEPMMLCNGIIISAPQAEFLKIWHNEYKNFSDAQWAVHSVVVPAQLAKKYPQLIQIERNSLHRPNWRPEERKLMYNPGSNYDYSKNYAVHLYYRWHNIEHNDNDIKLINSTMGRIFRQTLYGSPNLIPN; encoded by the coding sequence ATGTCGCTGCCGAGCCGGTTGAAATTCCTAATGATCGTCGCGATAACGATACTGGTCGTGTGTTTATACAGAGATCATCGTTCGCGACATCATCAAACGAAAAACACGATCGTCGCGCGAACGATAAAACCGACGAAAACATCGGTTAAACAAAAAACGCCGGTTAAACAAAACGTTAATCCGCCGCGCGCGGAGATCGAGTTAAACGCCGAATGGATGTACGAAATACCGGCAACCGGCGAGAAGAAACGCATGCACGTTCACAAACCGCAACCGGGATTTCTCGTGCCGAACGTCATGCACTATACGTGGTACGACGACCGGCCGAATCGTATGAACTTCCGTTTTCACCACATGCTCAGTCTGCTCAGCGCGTACAAGAACAACAAACCCGAAGCGCTTTATCTGTGGTACGAGACGATGCCGCGCGGCCCGATCTGGGCGCGCACGTTGAAACTGATACCGAACGTGCGTCCCGTGCATCGACCGGGCCCGACGTCGATATACGGCAATTCGATTCGCGTTCAAGAACACAAATCCGACGTCGTTCGCTTGGAAGCGGTGCTCGCGTACGGCGGCATCTACACCGACCTGGACGTCATCGTGCTCAAATCGATGGACCCGTTGCGCAAGTTCCCGATGACGATGGGCCTCGAAGAACCGATGATGCTTTGCAACGGTATCATCATCTCGGCGCCGCAGGCCGAGTTTCTAAAAATTTGGCACAACGAGTACAAAAATTTCAGCGACGCTCAGTGGGCGGTTCACTCGGTCGTCGTACCGGCGCAACTAGCTAAAAAATACCCGCAACTGATACAAATCGAACGAAATAGCCTGCATCGACCGAATTGGAGACCGGAGGAACGTAAACTGATGTACAACCCAGGTTCTAATTACGATTACAGTAAAAACTACGCCGTTCATCTTTACTATCGATGGCACAACATCGAACATAACGATAACGACATCAAACTGATCAACTCGACGATGGGTCGGATATTTCGACAGACGTTGTACGGCTCGCCGAACCTAATCCCGAACTAA